In the genome of Maribacter forsetii DSM 18668, the window GCGCATTGGTAAAGGTGATTTCAATAAAGTTGTATTATCTAGGAAAATAGAAGTTGATGTAAGAGATAATTACTTTGAAGTGTATCAGCGAATTCTTCAAGTATATAAAAAAGCATTCTGCTACTTTTGGTACCACCCAAAAATTGGAACTTGGATGGGTGCTACCCCAGAAATCTTGATAAAAAGCAATGGTACTCAATTTACTACAATGTCTTTGGCAGGTACACAGAATGCAATAGGTGCTAATGAACCAATTTGGGCGGAGAAAGAATTAGATGAACAGCAATTGGTAACCGATTATATTTTGGATACTTTAAAAGATGAGGTTGTTTCTCTGAATAGTTCTGAACGAGAGTCTGTTAAGGCAGGTCAACTTTGGCATCTTCGTACTGAAATGAAAGGCACCTTTGCACCGAATAAATTTGGTGATATATTAAAAGCACTACACCCAACACCGGCAGTATGCGGTAGCCCGTTAGAAAATGCAAAGAATTTTATTTTAGAAAACGAATTGTATGAACGAAATTTTTACACCGGATTTTTAGGTGAGCTGAATACAAAAACAGAACTGCCAAGAAATAGAAACCGCCGTAACCAAGAGAATAGTGCTTATAGAAGTGTTATGAAAACCTCAGAACTTTTTGTGAATCTACGCTGTATGCAATTGTTCAAAGAGAAAGCTGAGATTTATGTAGGTGGTGGTATTACAACTGATTCTATACCTGAAAAAGAATGGGAAGAAACGGCTTTAAAAAGTAATACCATGTTTAGGGTTCTAGATGGTAAATAGATACTTAAGTTTTGGGTAATGACCTGCTTTGGTCGTATTTTTGAACTACATGAGATATTCCGCTATACCTACCGCACAATCTATTGTTCAACATTGCCAGGCAAAGAATATTTCTAATATCGTAATATCGCCAGGGTCAAGAAATGCACCACTTACCATTGCCTTTGCAGAGAATCCTTTTTTTACTTGTTATAGTATAGTAGATGAGCGTTGTGCCGCTTTTTTTGCATTAGGTATGGCACAACAATTACAAGAGCCCGTTGTAATTTTATGTACGTCTGGTAGTGCATTATTAAATTATTATCCTGCTGTTGCAGAGGCATATTTTAGTAATATTCCTTTAGTGGTTATTTCTGCAGATAGACCAGTTTATAAATTGGGAATAGGAGATGGGCAAACTATAAATCAGCGAAACGTATTTGAAAACCATATTAGGTATTCGGCGAATCTAAAGCAAGATGTCAGTCATGCTACATCAAAGGTCTTACAATATAAACCAGAGTGGATTTCTGATGGAGAGATAAACCAGGTTCAGCAGGAAATTCAGAATTATAATGACGGTGAATTAAATCTCGCTTTAGAAATTGCATTGACCAAGAATAGTCCCGTCCATATAAATCCTCCTTTTGAAGAGCCTTTGTATGACACGCTTTCAGAACCTTCAGTTTCGTCAGAAATTAGTCCGGTTCCTGTTGAGCTTAATGAAATTCCAATATTGGATAGTCATAAGGAGATTTGGAATGCATCACCACGTAAAATGGTTTTGGTTGGCGTTAATACTTCCAACGAAATAAAAGAAAACATATTGGAATTGCTGGCAAATGACCCTAGTGTTATGGTATTGACCGAGACGACATCTAATATTCATCATCCAAATTTCTTCAGTAGTATAGATTCCTTGATTGCTCCTATTGAAATGCAAAAAGATAAAGAGAATCTGTTTGCCACATTGAAACCTGAAGTACTAATTACTTTTGGTGGATTAATTGTTTCTAAAAAGGTGAAGGCTTTTCTAAGAAATTACGAGCCTAACCATCACTGGCATATTGGTGGTCAATTTGCGAACGATACTTTTTTCTGTTTAGAAGAGCATATTAAAGTACCAGTGAATACCTTTTTTGATAAAATGTATGTGGCTTCTGGTTTTGTAGAAAGTGATTTTTTTTCTAGTTGGAATAAAGTAAAACAAGGCTATATTTTAAAACGAGAAGTATATTTAAAACAAATTCCATTTTCAGATTTTTTAGCATTTAATCAAATTTTAAAAGGTGTGCCTAATGATTACATGTTGCAACTGGCAAATAGCTCTACCATACGTTACACTCAATTATTCGATGTAAACCCAACATTAAAAGTGTTTTGTAATAGGGGAACAAGTGGTATTGACGGTAGTACATCTACTGCGGTAGGTGCATCTTTAATACATAGCTCTCCAACACTATTTATAACAGGGGACCTTAGTTTTTTCTATGATAGTAATGCTTTATGGAATAATTACATAAAGGCAAATTTTAGAATAATCGTTATCAATAATAAGGGTGGAGGTATATTTAGAATACTTCCCGGGAAGGATGATACAGATGTATTTGAAACCTATTTTGAGACAAGACATTCACTGACTGCAGATCAGCTTTGTAATATGTTTGGTTTTGATTACAGAACGGCAAAATCATCTGAAGAACTTCAAGAAGTATTGAGTGACTTTTTCAAAGAAACCCTTCGTCCGCAATTACTGGAAATTACTACGCCTACAATAATAAACGATAAAATTTTGATTGATTATTTTCGTTTCATATCTTAGTGGAGTATTAACCATTAATTATAACACATTAACATGAGTAAAAGAGACGATTTAATTGAAAAGTATGCTGCTGACATCAAAGATAAATTTGGTGAGGATGCGGACATGGACTTGCTTAAAAAAGTAACTGTTGGTTTAGGACCATCTATTTACAACATTGATGCTTCTAAAGTATCTGGTAGCGATCAAAAAGAATTGGATACGGTAAAAAATAACTACTTGATCAAAAAATTAGGTCTTGCAGATGATTCTAAATTAGATGATGCTATTGCAACTGTTATGGACAAGTATGGTTCTTCTAATAGAAACAAGCATAGAGCAGTTATCTATTATAAGCTTTGTCAACATTTCAAGAAAGCATCTGTATACGATAAATAGTCAGATGACAAATAAATTAAAGACCGTTGCCTTTTTGGTAACGGTCTTTTTTTTTAGGTTAAGTTTTTAAATATTTAAAATGTAATTTTGCAGCATGATAGAATTAGGACGTATAAACAACCTTGAGATTTTAAGAGACACCAGTGTAGGTCTTTTTTTGGGTGATGAAGAAGGAAATGATGTATTGTTGCCAAATAAATATGTGCCTACAGCATATGAAATAGGGGAAAAAATAAGTGTCTTCTGTTATTTAGATTATGATGAAAGACCCGTTGCAACTACCTTAGAGCCAGACATTATGCTTGGTGAGTTTAGATTGTTGCAAGTAGCAGAGGTCAATGAGTTTGGTGCTTTTATGCAATGGGGTCTTGAAAAGCATCTTTTAGTACCTTTTCGTGAACAAAGGGTTAAGATGAAGGAAGGGCAATGGTATGTGGTGCACTGTTATTTAGATAATCGTTCTGGTAGATTGGTAGCCTCAAATAAGTTAGACAAGTTTTTAAACAATGATACAATTGACCTTAAGGAATGGGAGAAAGTGGATTTAGTGGTTACCAGACAAACCGATTTAGGTTGGGAGGTCATTGTAAATGAAAAACATAAAGGTTTAGTTTATTTTAATGAAGTATTTAAACCAATAAACATTGGTGATGTAATACCTGGTTGTATTAAAACCATAAGAAAGGATAATAAATTAGATATTTCACTACAGCCGTTAGGAGCAAAAGTTTTGGAACCCGCTGCAAAAAAGATATATGAAGTTCTTGTAGAAAGTGGTGGTTTTCTGGGTTTACATGACAAATCTGCGCCAGAAGAAATTAGGGATGTTTTTCAAATGAGTAAAAAGACTTTTAAAAAAGGTCTGGGAACCTTGTATAGAGAACGAAAAATTAAGATAGAATCTGATGGTATTACACTTTCAGATGATTAAGATAAAACTGTAAGAAAATTCTTTAGTATTTGATTTTCAGCAGAATATCTTAAATAAACGTCGAGTTTTTTGTAATACCTTACAATTAATTTTATTTTTGTTGTAAATAAAAAGTTATTAACAATTTTTAGCTTACATTTAAGTTTTAAGCTTAAAAATTACCACTGTATTTATGCCTTTTATAGAAGAGAGTGATTTACTAGAATTACATAAAGACGTTGATAAAGCTCAGATTATTAATGAGCGTTTATTAGATCAAATTAAGTTCAAGAACAAAGAATTAAAGAAGAGTAAGATTCAACGCAATGTTTTTGCTGGAATTACAGGACTTTTTTTAATTGGTGGTTTGGCATTTACCTCATTTACTGCTGGGTTGTCAAGTTCAGGTGGTTTCAATAGAAAAACCTCTAACGATTTGGTGTTAACATCAATTGATAGTGTAGATGCAATAAGAACCCGACTAGAAAACTTAAAAGAACAGAACGAAGAATTAAGTTTGGTAAAGGAGTTTTACTTGGCTAAAGAATTTTTGCAAAAAGAAAAAATATACTCAGTTCAGGTAAAATCCTTTGTAGATAATAATGTCACTTTAGCTTCTGAAGCTTTAACAAATACACTTTTTGTTAAAACAAACCCTTTTTACTCTTACTCTCTTGGTAATTTTGAAACTCTAGAAGAGGCTCAATCTTTTAGAAAGCAATTGGTTGATATTGGTTTTGGAGATGCTTTTGTTGCTTCATACCAAGATGGTAAACGAGTTCAAATAGAAGACCCTTTTTAGTGACTAGAGTTAAAGCTTGGCTCAACGCAGCAAGACTTAGAACGCTTCCATTATCAATTTCAGGCATACTTGTAGGTACTGCAATGGCAGCTTATCATGGTGTTACTAGTACCGGTATTTTTATTTTGGCAATCTTGACTACAATTGGTTTACAAGTGACTTCCAATTTCGCCAATGATTATGGTGACGGAATTAAAGGAACCGATGGTGATGATAGGCTAGGACCAAAACGGGCACTCCAAAGTGGACTCCTGACTGCATCACAATTAAAATCTGGTATTTATATTAGCATGGTAATAAATGCCATTCTCATTGTTTGTTTAATTATAACCGCATTTGGTTTAAAAGATATTATATATCCTACTTTATTTTTACTGTTAGGAGCATTTGCAATTTGGGCAGCTATAAAATATACCGTAGGTAAATCTGCGTACGGTTACAACGGTTTAGGTGATATTTTTGTTTTTTTATTTTTTGGGCTAGTCAGTGTTTTAGGCTCCATGTTTTTATTTCTAAAAGCAATTTCTTTAATGACTGTTCTGCCAGCCGTTTCCATTGGGTTTTTAAGTGTAGGTGTTCTTAATCTCAACAATATGAGAGATATAAAATCTGATGCAGCTGTAGGTAAGAATACTATGGTTGTTAAAATGGGCTTGGCTAATGCAAAAAAGTATCACTATACATTGTTAATTATTTCGTTTTTGTGTCTGTTTTGTTTTTTGCTTACAACAAATGGATCACAGTTACGTTATGTTAGTCTTGTAGGCTACCTTCCGGTTTTTATGCATTTAAGAAAAGTAGCCCAAACTAACAACGAGGCAGAACTTGACCCAGAACTTAAAATCCTGGCATTAAGTACCTTTTTTATAGCCCTGTTGTTTTTTATTAGTTATTATTATTTTTTGTAATTTTGAGTATAACCCACAAACCAATTTAAACCTTGGAACAACCCATTAAAATTCTAATTGTTGAGGATAATGTTATCATCGCCGATGATATGCAATCTATGCTAGAGGAGATAGGATATGAAATAGTTGACAACGTAATTGTTTACGAACAGGCTGTTGAAGTATTAAAAACCCAACAGGTAGATTTAGTTTTAATTGATATCATTTTAGCTTCTGATAAAACAGGTATTGATTTGGGTAAACATATTAGAGAGAATTATGATATTCCTTTCATTTTTGTAACCTCTAATTCTGACCGTGCAACAGTTGAGAATGCTAAAACGGTGAAGCCAAACGGTTACTTGGTTAAGCCTTTTGAACAACAAGACTTATATACTTCTATAGAAATTGCACTATCCAACTTTATTTATGGTAAACAGACAGCTGCCAGCAATGGAAATGCAAATGCTACCAATACAGAAGATGTGGCAATGTCCAATTCAATATTAAAGGACTCCATTTTTGTAAAAAAGCAACACCTGTATTATAGAATACAATTTGGAGATATTCAGTTTATAAAAGCTGATAATGTATATTTAGAAGTAAATACAATTGATAAGAAATTTTTAGTACGTTCTCCATTAAAAGACTATTTAGAGAAATTACCACAGAATAAATTTTATAGAGCACATAAATCTTACATAGTTAATGTAGATCATATTGATGCTATCAATTCTAAAGATATTATGATCAATAATACATTGATTCCGATTTCCAAAGATTTTAAAGAATTTATTATTTCGGCTATGAATTCTTAATCCGAGTAATGAAGTAAAAAAAACACCTTATAAGGGTGTTTTTTTTTGATTTTACCTTAGATGAAATGTATTTATTTATCGTTTAACTGTATCTTTTTATCGGTAAAATTCATTGTTTAGAGGTTTCAATACGTTTCACAACAATTATTGGGGGTTACACAACAATTAATCTTGATAACTATGTGTTATTTATAATTTTGAGATATTAGATATTGTAGGTCTTTTTCTCTAGCATTTGATTTTAATACTAGAATCCACTGCAGTTTTTAAAGAATTATTGAAAAGTACGTAGAACACGCTTTTTGAGCTTTTGGATATTTGATGAAAAATTAATGAAGGCTCACAACAAAAAAATAATAGAATTGGCTATAAGTTTTAAGTTTGATTCTGTTTTTATTGAGATATGAAAAAACAAATTATTTTGAGATTAATGTGCACTTTGTTTTTAAGTGTATTTACGTGCCTTGTTTTTGCACAAGACTATGTTGAAACTCAGAATGAAGATTACTACAAGCAGTTTCAAGATTTAGAGAACGGTGAACTACGTTCTTTTTTCTTTTTTAATACTCCTAATCGCTATAACCAGAATTCTCCTTATGATTGGTTAGATACTGTAAAAGTTTATTTGAACAGTTCTGAAAAAACAAAAGATTCCATCTCTATTCGTAATTACCAACTTATAGAATCTCAAATTTATTATGATTTGGGTAACTACGAGAAGAGTTTAGCTATTGCAAGACCACTTTATGAAGATTTATTAAAGTTAGACGTAGAATCAAAGAAAACGATTCTTGGCATATTAGATAGCAATTATGAAAAGCTAGAGTTGTATGACAAGCAGATAGAGATTAGAAGGATAAAGCGGGAATTGGGGTTTACAGATAACGTTGCGTTTTATGACATATACGCTAGTTTAGGTCAGTATAGGAAGGCTATGCGTGATTACATGACTGAAGAGAAGAAAGTGCTTAGTGATGATGATTACTATGGTCAAGCTATTTATAATAATACTATAGGTAATTATCTAAGATTAGATAAATCTACGGCTACAGCATTAAGTTATTTTAAGAAAGCGGAAGGACTGATTAAGGTCTTTTTGAGCGATGTTACAAACGAACATTCCGATAAGGAAATCGCTGAAGGACGAATTTTAAACGGATTGATTATAGGTAATATTGGAAAAAGTCATGTACAGTTAGGTGAATACGAAAAAGCTATTCCGTTTTTAGAAGAGAGCAGAGAGATTATTAAAAAATACAATAAAAGTAAATTTTCTTCTGATATAATTGAGAATACCTTGGCTCTTGCGGAATGTTATTTAAAGTTAGATGATTATGCTAAAGCTACTGATTATTTAAGCGACGACCTTAATCCTATAAAATCAGATAATATTTTAAAACGTAATCGCATATATGCAGATTATTACTATAAAACAGGAGATTTTAAAAACTCTACGGTATACCTTAAAAAAAATATAAGAATTAGAGATTCTATTGATGCATTGGCATCTAATATCAAAAACCAACAATTGACTTCTGTCGTTGCGCAAGATTTAGAGAATTCTAGAAAAGCGATAGAGCAGCAGAAAGCTCAATTAGAAGAATCTAGAAAAGATATCAAAGCAAGAGATGATAAAATTAGTTTGGTATTCGTATCCTTGATATTTACACTTATTGGTTTTGCAGGTTTAGTATATGCTTACTTAAAGAGTATTAAAAATCAACGTTTAATTGCGGAGCAAAAATTCATCATTGAAAACTCGTTGGTAGAGAAAGATTCTTTATTGAAAGAAATTCACCATAGGGTTAAAAACAACCTACAGATGGTATCTAGTTTGTTAAGTCTACAAACTAAAAATACTAGAAGTAAAGCTGCTATTGCTGCATTAGAAGAAGGTAAGAGTAGGGTGAAAGCAATGGCGTTAATACACCAAAAATTGTATCAAAATGATGATTTGTCTGTTATTGAAATGCAGGGTTATATAGAAAGCTTAATTAATAGTATTCAGTCGGTCTATAAAAAAGGCGGTCATAATATTAATATTACTATTGATGCCGAAGGTGTAGAATTGGATATTGACAGGGCTATTCCATTCGGACTTATATTAAACGAATTGGTTTCGAATTCATTTAAATATGCTTTTCCAAATGATGATAGTAATGGAAAAATATATATTCATTTGCGTAAAATTACGGGTCAAGAAGGTTTCTTTGAATACACTGATAATGGTATAGGTCTACCAGAAGATTCAGATGAAAGAGCAAGTTCTTCTATGGGTATTCGCTTAATGAGTAGATTAGCAAACCAACTACAGACTTCATTGAATACCGATAAAACCCAAGAAGGTGTACGTTTCTGGTTTAACTTTAAATAGGCTTAACGAACTTTACTTTTCATAACTACTTTATGTAAAAGTTTAGGAAAGAATCTTTTGAGATAAATTCCGAATTTCTCTTTTCCACCAATATAGGTTTCAAATCTTTTCTTTTTAATTGCAGAGATAATCTCTTTTGCACACTCATTTACGGGCATACCGTTTTCTGTGGCGTTATCTTCTTTTTGTAAAGCAGAGCCATCACCGGTCAAAGCATTTTTTGCAACGTTTGTTTGTATGAACCCCGGACAAATAATAGAAACATTGATATTGTCTTTTTCGTGTTCCATTCTTAAAGCATCAAAGAAGCCATGTAAGGCATGTTTTGCTCCACAATAACCAGAACGATAGGGCGATGAAAATTTACCCATTAAACTAGTAATAGTTACGAAATGACCGCTTTTTTGTGTTATAAAATTAGGTAGTACATGCTTTGTTAGTTTTATAGTACCCAGATAATTAACATCTATCATTTGTTGGTAGACTTCAAATTTGGTGTCAATAATGAGTGAACGCTGGCTTAGTCCGCCATTATTGACAAGAACATCGATTCTTCCAAACAATGAAAAAGCCTTTTTTGTGATGCTTTCTAAGGATTCAAATTGGGTTAAGTCTAATGAAAGCACAGCAACATTATCTGGAGATTCACACTTGTTTTTTACATCAGACAATGCTTTTTCTCGTCTTGCTGAAATAATAATTTTTGCACCGAGAGCATTGAATTGATATGCCAATGCTTCCCCAATTCCAGAAGATGCTCCTGTTATCCAAATCACCTTATTCTCCATACTTATCTATCCATCGTAATTAAACTCAAAATATAACTAAATTTGAAGGATTATATGAAGGCAATATTTAAAAAGTATCTCTTAAATTTTAAAAACCCCAGTGGAACTTCTAGGGGAATTCTGCGAACTAAAGAAACGTGGTTTCTTTTTTTAGAAGAAGAAGGAAAATGGGGTATTGGTGAATGCGGACTGTTTAGAGGGCTTAGTTTTGATGATGTGCCTGAATATGAACAAAAATGTACTTGGGTTGCGGAGAATATTGAATTAGGAGAAGCTAAATTGATAGAGCAGTTAAGAGATTTTCCTAGTATTCAATTTGGTTTGGAACAGGCATTTTTATCCATACGTTCTAATAATCCGTTTCATCTTTTTGAATCTGCTTTTTTGAATGACCAAAAACCGATTTCTATCAATGGTTTGGTTTGGATGGGCGATAAGGAATTTATGCATCAACAAATAGAAAATAAGCTAAAAGATGGCTTCTCTTGTATTAAAATGAAAATTGGTGCGATAGATTTTGATACGGAGATTGCGTTGCTGAAATCTATTCGAGAACGCTATACAAAAGATGAAATAGAACTTCGCGTTGATGCTAACGGTGCTTTTTCTGCAGAAGAAGCGTTGTCTAAATTAGAAATTTTATCAAAACTTGATTTACATTCTATAGAGCAACCTATTAAACAGGGTCAATGGAAAGAGATGCAAAATCTTTGTGCAGCTACACCTTTGCCAATTGCATTAGATGAGGAATTAATTGGCATTGTAGATGTAACAAAGAAGCAAGAGTTGATACAAACAATACAACCACAATATATTATTTTAAAGCCAAGTTTAGTCGGTGGTTTTTCGGGTAGTAATGAATGGATAGCCAGTGCCGAAAACAATAAAATAAGATGGTGGGTAACAAGTGCATTAGAGAGTAATATTGGTTTAAATGCCATAGCACAGTGGACAGCAACTTTAAATAACAAAATGCCACAAGGTTTGGGAACTGGTGCATTGTTTACAAATAATGTGAAGAGCCCTTTAGAAGTGAAAAAAGGAAGCTTGTTTTACAGCAAGAACAAAGAATGGAATACAAATTTAATTGATGATTTATGTATATAGAACAAGCGTATAAAGGCTTAATTGACAATTGGCGTTATTTAATTGGAATACTCGTAATAATAGGAGTTTGGCAATTTTTAGGCTCATTTCCTTTGTTGGGGGCATTAGCAATGAAAGATGGTGGTATGGCTGCAATGGTAAGTGGTAATATTGGAGAAATGTCAAGAGTCTTGGGTTCCAATACATTTTTATTTTTTATGCTTCTAACCTTTGTATTTGGACTAATTGCGGTTTTTCTGGTCGTAAAATTTTTACACCAACAATCGCTTACGAGTTTGACTACATCGAGACCTAAAATAGATTGGAAAAGAGTTGCTTTTTCTTTCTTCTTGTGGGCGTCAATTTCTGTACTTTTTATTTTTGTAGATATTTACTTTGCACCTGAAGACTATGAATATAACTTTCAATTAGTACCTTTTTTAATTTTAGCGGTTATCGCAATTGCCATGATTCCCTTACAAACAAGTATGGAAGAGTATTTAATGCGAGGTTATATGATGCAAGGGTTGGGCGTTCTTACCAAAAATAGATGGTTTCCGCTTCTGTTCACTTCATTGCTGTTTGGTTTGTTGCATATAATGAATCCTGAAGTTGATAAGTTAGGATACGGTATTTTAGTTTTTTATATAGGTACTGGTCTCTTTTTGGGTATAGTTACCCTTATGGACCAAGGTTTAGAATTGGCGTTGGGTTTTCATGCCGCCAATAATTTAACCGCTGCTCTTTTGGTTACTGCAGATTGGACGGCGTTTAGTGTAGATTCGTTATACAGGGATATTTCAGAACCGGTTCTTGGTTGGGATATGTTAGTGCCAGTGTTTGTAGTATTTCCTATTTTGCTATTAGTCTTTTCAAAAAAATATGGTTGGACAAATTGGAAAGATAAATTAGCTGGAAAAGTTTTGTCTAAAGAAGAGTTTCTTAAGTTAGATAATTAGGCAATGAATAAACATGCTGTTCACCCAAGTTTTTCTATTCATGGTAGAACTATTTCTTTTAATGATTTAACAGAGGTTAGCTATAGCCTAATTAAAGAAGGAGAACAATTTGAAAAGCAGATTGGTGAATTCCTTTTAGATTGGATAGATGAGTCGGTAACCATAACCGTAAAAACCTCCGGTTCTACAGGTACTCCAAAGACCATTCTATTAAAAAAAGAACAAATGATAAATAGCGCTCTGGCAACGGGCTACTATTTTAATTTGAAACCAAAATCTACAGCTTTACTTTGTTTGCCGGCAACATATATTGCTGGTAAAATGATGTTGGTAAGAGCTATGGTCTTAGGGTTGAATATTCAATTTCTGTCACCAAGTTCAAATCCGCTAGTTGGTGTGAAGGATTCTTTCGATTTTGGGGCAATGGTACCTATGCAAGTGGCTAATTCATTGTCTCGATTGTATCAAATTAAAAACTTGATTATTGGTGGGGCTCCTATTTCTACTTCGTTAAGAAAAGAATTAAAAAGCATTTCTAATGATAGTTACGAAACCTATGGTATGACAGAAACCATAACACATATCGCTGTAAAGCCTTTAAATAATGGAGTTGGGGAAAATGTTCCATTTTCAATTTTGCCAGATGTGGAGATTTCAATTGATAATAGAGATTGTTTAGTAATCAATGCTCCAAAAGTTTCAGAGGAAACAGTTGTGACAAATGATGTTGTGGAGCTGGTTTCTAAAACGGAATTTCATTGGTTAGGTAGATTTGATAATGTCATAAATTCTGGAGGGGTAAAATTACATCCAGAGCATATAGAGAAAATACTTTCCAATCATATAGATGTACCTTTTTTCGTTACTGGAGTTGAAGATGATAAATTAGGGCAGAAAGTTGTTTTGGTAGTTGAAAATTCCGTAGAAAGTGATGTTCAGAAAATTTTAAAAAGTATCTCAGAATTCAAAAAATTTGAGAAACCGAAATCAATTTTGATTTCAAAAGAATTTAAACGAACAGTAAGTGGAAAAGTGCAGCGTACTAAAACGCTTCAACAAATTTTGAGGGCATAATTAATTCTACTATTTTCATCATTAGAAAAACCAAAATCTAATGACCAAACAACTAATTATCCTATTTATTTGTATTCAGGGCTATGTGATGAACGCCCAACAAATCCTCAACGAAAAAGAAAGAGCAACAGTGATTGACGAAATTTTAGATGATCGCTTTAACAATCTACTACCTGAACTAATGGATGCCGCTGACATAGATATGTGGGTGGTTATTTCTAGAGAATATAATGAAGATCCCGTAATTAAGACTATGCTTCCCGCAACGTGGTTGAATGCGCGTAGACGAACTATTTTATTGTTTTATAGAGATAAGGCGAAGAATACTATAGAGAAGCTGGCTGTAGCCCGTTACAATGTTGGTAAGAACATAAAATCTGCCTGGGATAAAGAGAAGGAGCCAAATCAGTGGGTACGTTTAATGCAATTAATAGAGGAAAGAAATCCGAAGAAAATCGGACTTAATTATTCTACAGACCACAATATTGCAGATGGCTTGGTAAAGACAGATTATGAAGAGTTTATGGCTAATCTGCCTAAGAAATATACTTCAAAAGTGACTTCAGCAGAACAACTAGCTGTTCGTTGGATTGAAACAAGGTCTGAGCGAGAAATGATTATTTATAACCAATTAGTAGATATTACACATGATATTATCGCTGAAGCATTTTCTGAGAAAGTTATTACTCCGGGCGTAACGACTACTTCAGATGTGGTGTGGTGGATGAGACAAAAAGTTACGGATTTAGGATTGGAAACTTGGTTTCATCCAACCGTGGACGTTCAAAGAAGTGAGAAGGGTAAAAAAAGCGAATTCTATTCTTTTGCAAATAAGCCTGATGATATGGTAATTCTACCGGGAGATTTAGTGCATTGCGATTTTGGTATTACTTATTTGCGTTTAAATA includes:
- a CDS encoding SDR family oxidoreductase, which codes for MENKVIWITGASSGIGEALAYQFNALGAKIIISARREKALSDVKNKCESPDNVAVLSLDLTQFESLESITKKAFSLFGRIDVLVNNGGLSQRSLIIDTKFEVYQQMIDVNYLGTIKLTKHVLPNFITQKSGHFVTITSLMGKFSSPYRSGYCGAKHALHGFFDALRMEHEKDNINVSIICPGFIQTNVAKNALTGDGSALQKEDNATENGMPVNECAKEIISAIKKKRFETYIGGKEKFGIYLKRFFPKLLHKVVMKSKVR
- a CDS encoding CPBP family intramembrane glutamic endopeptidase, which translates into the protein MYIEQAYKGLIDNWRYLIGILVIIGVWQFLGSFPLLGALAMKDGGMAAMVSGNIGEMSRVLGSNTFLFFMLLTFVFGLIAVFLVVKFLHQQSLTSLTTSRPKIDWKRVAFSFFLWASISVLFIFVDIYFAPEDYEYNFQLVPFLILAVIAIAMIPLQTSMEEYLMRGYMMQGLGVLTKNRWFPLLFTSLLFGLLHIMNPEVDKLGYGILVFYIGTGLFLGIVTLMDQGLELALGFHAANNLTAALLVTADWTAFSVDSLYRDISEPVLGWDMLVPVFVVFPILLLVFSKKYGWTNWKDKLAGKVLSKEEFLKLDN
- a CDS encoding sensor histidine kinase encodes the protein MKKQIILRLMCTLFLSVFTCLVFAQDYVETQNEDYYKQFQDLENGELRSFFFFNTPNRYNQNSPYDWLDTVKVYLNSSEKTKDSISIRNYQLIESQIYYDLGNYEKSLAIARPLYEDLLKLDVESKKTILGILDSNYEKLELYDKQIEIRRIKRELGFTDNVAFYDIYASLGQYRKAMRDYMTEEKKVLSDDDYYGQAIYNNTIGNYLRLDKSTATALSYFKKAEGLIKVFLSDVTNEHSDKEIAEGRILNGLIIGNIGKSHVQLGEYEKAIPFLEESREIIKKYNKSKFSSDIIENTLALAECYLKLDDYAKATDYLSDDLNPIKSDNILKRNRIYADYYYKTGDFKNSTVYLKKNIRIRDSIDALASNIKNQQLTSVVAQDLENSRKAIEQQKAQLEESRKDIKARDDKISLVFVSLIFTLIGFAGLVYAYLKSIKNQRLIAEQKFIIENSLVEKDSLLKEIHHRVKNNLQMVSSLLSLQTKNTRSKAAIAALEEGKSRVKAMALIHQKLYQNDDLSVIEMQGYIESLINSIQSVYKKGGHNINITIDAEGVELDIDRAIPFGLILNELVSNSFKYAFPNDDSNGKIYIHLRKITGQEGFFEYTDNGIGLPEDSDERASSSMGIRLMSRLANQLQTSLNTDKTQEGVRFWFNFK
- a CDS encoding AMP-binding protein; amino-acid sequence: MNKHAVHPSFSIHGRTISFNDLTEVSYSLIKEGEQFEKQIGEFLLDWIDESVTITVKTSGSTGTPKTILLKKEQMINSALATGYYFNLKPKSTALLCLPATYIAGKMMLVRAMVLGLNIQFLSPSSNPLVGVKDSFDFGAMVPMQVANSLSRLYQIKNLIIGGAPISTSLRKELKSISNDSYETYGMTETITHIAVKPLNNGVGENVPFSILPDVEISIDNRDCLVINAPKVSEETVVTNDVVELVSKTEFHWLGRFDNVINSGGVKLHPEHIEKILSNHIDVPFFVTGVEDDKLGQKVVLVVENSVESDVQKILKSISEFKKFEKPKSILISKEFKRTVSGKVQRTKTLQQILRA
- a CDS encoding o-succinylbenzoate synthase; the encoded protein is MKAIFKKYLLNFKNPSGTSRGILRTKETWFLFLEEEGKWGIGECGLFRGLSFDDVPEYEQKCTWVAENIELGEAKLIEQLRDFPSIQFGLEQAFLSIRSNNPFHLFESAFLNDQKPISINGLVWMGDKEFMHQQIENKLKDGFSCIKMKIGAIDFDTEIALLKSIRERYTKDEIELRVDANGAFSAEEALSKLEILSKLDLHSIEQPIKQGQWKEMQNLCAATPLPIALDEELIGIVDVTKKQELIQTIQPQYIILKPSLVGGFSGSNEWIASAENNKIRWWVTSALESNIGLNAIAQWTATLNNKMPQGLGTGALFTNNVKSPLEVKKGSLFYSKNKEWNTNLIDDLCI